GCCGGGCCGACTGTTGCGTCAGGCGCGGCTGGATCTGCGCCTTGCACCGGAAGACGTGGCGCAGATTCTGCACCTGTCGTCGAAACACATCATCGCCCTGGAAATGGATGATTATCTTTCCCTTCCGGGACCCACCTACGTGCGCGGTTATTTGCGCAGTTATGCGCAGTTGCTGGGGCTGTCGCCGGAAAAGGTGGTTGAGGCCTACAACAACCTCACGATTCCTTCCAAGCCGATATTGCCGCCGCAATCGGCACCGCCTCCACAGATCACCAGCAGTGATCATATGGTCAAAGCCGCCAGCATAGGAGTGGCTGTCGTTGTGTTGGGATTGGTTTTCCTGTGGTGGCAGAGCAACGATCAACTTTTCGAGCAGGCCAGCCAACCGTCCACTGAGACGGGGCAGGCGTCCATGAATGTTGCGCAAACTCAAGAAACATCGAGCGACACATTGCCCTCAGCAGCACCCGCTAACTTGCTGCCCACAAACGGCGGTGAGGCCGTGTTGCCAGGCGCCAATGTAACAACCGCGCAGAGCACGCCCGGATCGACAACGTCACCCAGCGGCCAACTGACGGTATCCGGCATGACGCTCAATGTAGCGCCGGTTGAAACTCCCAAACCGGCAGCGGCGGCTGCGAAGTCTGACGAGCGTGTCTCGCTACGCACACGGAAGGCGGTGGCAATTCCGCCAGGCGTGCCGCGGTCTCGTATAGTGCTGCACGCTCTCCAGGAGTCCTGGGCGGATGTCCGGGATGCGCAGGACAACAGGCTGTTATACGAAAATGTCCCGGCAGGACGACGCATCAGCATCGAGGGGGCGGCGCCGTTCAGCG
This sequence is a window from Sulfuricaulis sp.. Protein-coding genes within it:
- a CDS encoding helix-turn-helix domain-containing protein, producing MDNTKPESADVVAPRSGPGRLLRQARLDLRLAPEDVAQILHLSSKHIIALEMDDYLSLPGPTYVRGYLRSYAQLLGLSPEKVVEAYNNLTIPSKPILPPQSAPPPQITSSDHMVKAASIGVAVVVLGLVFLWWQSNDQLFEQASQPSTETGQASMNVAQTQETSSDTLPSAAPANLLPTNGGEAVLPGANVTTAQSTPGSTTSPSGQLTVSGMTLNVAPVETPKPAAAAAKSDERVSLRTRKAVAIPPGVPRSRIVLHALQESWADVRDAQDNRLLYENVPAGRRISIEGAAPFSVFLGNADGVRVEFNGKNYDVSRHKRGQVARFTLGDEAAVNN